GAGTCTATTGAGCACTTATAGGGTTTGGATTTATACTCAGTTCTTTTTTCTTCCCACAGCCCACAGAGCGGTGAGCCACAGAGCTGTGGTCATGGCTGGGTCTTCAGTGTGCATTTGTCTCCCATCAGTGGACATTTTCAAAACAGTCAACCTATCACTGCTGACAGTGAGTAAATAGGCTAAATGTAAGTCTGGTCTCACCGTTTCAACTGAAGTAATGGAACAGATAGCATGCTTATTGGAAAGTAGCACCCAGGTAAAATCATGTCTTTGTATTTTACACCAAATGTTTTGTATTATCAGCAGTGTTCTTAATGAATGGTGAACAGAGAGAACATTGTCAGAATGACTAAGCTGCAATATAGATGGAACCTACATGAGCAATCCTGGACCACCTTAGGGATAGAGTGCATGAGTGTGGCCTAAGTATCTGAAGTAGTCAAGTGTTCTGTGGAATGTCCCAAGGCTCGTTTGTCACTTAACTTCCTTAATCAAATCTACATTAAGACCTGTTCCATACAAACTGGCAAAGAAACATGAATTTAGTGATGCCCAGAAGTACAGAATAAtatatatgataaaaaaaaatcaaagaatgGGATTACAAACAACAAGCTTATTATAGCAAATCTATTTGAATGAATCCAAAAGAAGTTGCAGACAAGCTCAGCAACTAGATGATGGTGTAATTAAACTACTCAAAGAGAGTGTGAAGGGATGTTTCACTGTGCACACCGCAAATGTggaatttgattatttttgttattgttgtttgatGGCTTGTATCATTCTTAGTATGCTGCTTAGTAAATTACGGACTATAGTTGGCTGTGGAAAGTGAAATGTGTTAATATATGATATAATGTAACTTCATTCCATTTGATATCTTGTAATTAAGATAATagtaattctaataataattagtcCAGTGTAGAGCTGGACCTCTGAAgctaattaacaaaaaaaaaaaagattacatttaattttatattgtaATTTTATATTGAGAAGATGTGCTTTATAAACAGAAAGCGTTTTCTAAAAGTGGTCTGATGCCACACATTGAATCTGGAATTTATTCAATAATTACTCAAATGTGTTTAGGTAGGGCAGTGTGATGAGTTAATATAGAAATGACTGGTAAtgatactacacaatacagtgAGTATACTACCGCAGGTGTCCCAAGCACTAATGACACCTTTTGATTTAGTtctttacaaaatattttgacTTCTTGAGCATGCTTAAGAAGAACAAGCAACAGCCAAACTTCCAGTGTTCTTCATGCCTGATGATAGAGTAGTGTATAAGAACGAACTCTCTTAATAGACCAAGACTAAAGTAAATGCAATACAGATGCAAGCAAGAAAGTTAGAATGaaagaatatatttttttttacctatgtCATAAAACCCTGTCCCTATGGTGGTTGCAGCCTAGTAATTCTGCGTACGCGTGCACGTGCGTCTTACCTTCCATCCAGCCGAGCTGTTGCTGTCTCCTTTATCTTTGAAATAAGGTACGTATCGCACCATCCAATCGTATATCTGCGACAGGGTGAGCCTTTTCTCGGGCGTGCTCTCAATGGCGCGGGTGATCAGGTCCGCGTATGACAGGTTCCCCCACGCGTTGCGTCGTGAGGACTTGGCTTTGCGCAGCTGCCCGGCGACATCGAGTGCAGTGCCGCTTAGACATGGCAACGGCGCGGCTCCGGCTTCGCGCTTCACCTCGGCGGGGTTCACACTCTTCCGCCCTGATCTGCACGGCGGGCCGATCTCGGCTTCCGTCTTTAACAGTGGACAAGGAGCTCCGCTGAGCTCCGCTGCCGTGGGGAAGTCCTCGGGACACGGCGGCGGCCAGGTGCACGAGCGCGGCCGGCTGCGCGGCTCTAAGTCCGCATCCAGGTCAAGTGCACGCGTATCCAGCTCCTCGTCCTCCACCATCATCGTCCACAGTACTAAATTCGATGGAAGCGTGACTCCGCGGCGTCCACACTATCCGTCACCCGAGCCGAAATGTCTACTTCAGTGGGAGGACAGTGAACCGGCAAGCGAAGAAACACGGCATCTCGAATTGACAGCTCTCAGAAACCGACACGTAGAAACGATCTTCGATTAGACAATACAAGACATTCCATTTCTCCTGCTAAAATGACAATATATGAACTGTTCAGGGAATCCACCAAGCACATTCACCACTACAGTCTGTCCAGATTAAATGCACTCAGTGATTTGAAGAGCTTTGTAATCTGCTCGGGCTTTTAATTAAACCGACTGCAGCAACAGATGATATCTAGGATGCGACCAGGCTGTGATTTATCCTAAGCGCTCTGAAAAGTTGCATCGTTACTTTCTATTAAGAAGGTCAAGGGTGGAGAAGTCCTCGATGAATCATTATGCCATGACCAGTGAGGAGAGCGACGTCCCTTCATTAGAAATTCTTGAGTCTGAGTGGAGTATGCACAGTCATGCGTTCATTATTAGCCTGTGTATGGAGACAACTGCGTGGCTCAAATCCAGTCCAGGTTCGTCTTAGTTTAAAAGCTTAGTGTTTTACTCTTAATCGCCTGAGCAGGTCTTCCTCTCTTCGCTGTATTACTTTCGGTCCGCTGAGATCCCGTTCACGCGCCGCTACGCTCGGCCCGTTTGGCGGTTGTAAAAGGATGACGCACCGGCGGTGTGGAGTTGAAGAAACGCAGCTCGCCCATAATTGGCCAGTGAGAAGGGTGCGAGGCCATGCCCACCTATTGCGATGGAGGAGATTAGCGTTGAACAAATGCTTTAAGATGTTTCGATCTATGATGGTCTGTGTGTCTTCGTCAAACAAATCCCAGATTTACACTCAGGAGCTTTGGGTGATCGAAGTTTCCACAGACGTCTCACCCACGATCTGTACAATCACACGAAGAGCATCAGTGTCTCTACTGAGACTACTCAAAGGTTTCTTCTCAAAATGCTTGCGATCGTATGGAACAGAGCACATGTTATTTCAGAACATTAATATGTACGGTTGTATGTCTACACTTTCAGAAAAAATTACTAACTTGCCCTTTTTTGTCCCTGGAGTGGTACAAATTTCCCACCTTTAATATGTTTACCAGGGAACATGCATAAAATGATTTAAGGTAACTTACATAATGTGGACCCTTGAAGGTCTCACTCCATCGATAAGGAAAGATACACTTTGGTCCCCTTTTCTGATATTGTATAGAGGAAATTACACCAGCATCGAAGTTACTATAAGCGTATATCCAGTAGGATCAAACAGAGCCTGTGCTTGATAACCATCAGCCAAATTACAAAACAGCAATTTTATTTGAGTCCATCTGGAAAACCAGAGAAATGAAGAAGCAGAAGAGTTCATTCAGAACACTGGCCATTGCACTGTATCAGGCCTGGGTCTGTTCTTTCACCTGTCTGAAGAGAGGATAGAGAGTTCACCACCATTCAGGATATTTCACCCAGATATAGTCTACAGTTTGTCAATGAACAGATTTAAAATGAGATGATCTTGGATTAGTTAGTCTAGAGTGGAGTGCCAGGGTAAAGTATGAATTTTTCCAGTCTAGATATTGAGACTTTTTCAGCTTTTGAGACTTGTCTATTTGTATAATGGCCTATTACCACTGAAACAAGATTCTTAAAAAACACCATTCACTATTACAGTAACTTTACTAACAATCAGATATAGGACTTTAACTAGTGACTCCAAATACCTCTGCTGTAGGCTGCTTTTTGCTCtgccatttacatttacatttctgtcatttttagaCACCCAtttccagagcgacttacattttcatctcattttatacaactgagcaattaagggttaagggccttgctcaagggcccatcagtggcagcttggtggaatTCAaacttcaaaaaaataaaagaaaaattccAAAAGCCTGGGCTtcaacctcacaaccttctgatcagcagtccaataccttaaccactaagctaccacatgccCTTCAAAAAATAGACTCGGTTAGTTTCGGACCAAGTCACAGCAATGTATTCAAATTCACACCTTACTTCTCGAATACTCATCTTAAATTTCTCTATAATATTCTATATAGATCAAACAGGTATTTGATATATGCAAATGCACAGAAGCCCAATGTTACaactttaaatacattttcaattTCCTATACACAAAAAGATTAAACAACATTTTATcatgaataattaaaacaaactaCAATTGTGTGATCAGCTGTCAGTTTTCCTTGTTTGTCATCAGAATAATATCAAGATatcttttgatttgtttttgtcatacatgtgtcaaggaaatagatttaaaaataacaattaattaaaaagataatcatgattatgaataaataactaCACATGCATGTGTATATGAGATCCACAAGCCtttcacataatacacaatttAAATACACTTCATGACTTAAATTTAACTAAAGACCTAGTCTTCTGTTTACTGCCTAATGTTTGGTGAAATCCCAGCCACAAAATATTGCAGTCTGTGGAAATGATATGCAAACTATTCTTGAAAAACTACATGCAAAATTTCACCTCATTCTATAGCATACATATTAGCTACACATTTTATTTGGtaaaatttaatattaaatataaacattttagaattttttcagAATTGTTAAGGTGGTAAGTCTGTGTTTTCTTAAGATATAATGAAGGATCTGTCCTTTTTTAAGTACACAATGCACTTGGACATTCCACAAGTGACAAAAGTTACCACTTCCTTAGAGACAAAGCCACAAATCACACCCCTACACATGGATGAATTCTTACTCATACCCACCCAACACACCTATGATTTGGACACACTCGGTTACACAATACACCCACTGAATCTTCAATGTGTGCTGCCATTTACTTTGGAAATTACAGTTGTGTTATTGCACATGCTAAACATAGAACAGGTATGAGGTGTTCTGATGAGTCATATGCAACCTGAAGTTCAGCACTCTCTTGGGATTTGGGTACCAAAAATTTAGCACACCACAATCAACAATTCACATCTACTAACGTCCCAAACAAAAGAATCTTTAGTTGGTGCTGATTAGAAAAGGTATTTTTACCATTTTATACAGTGAGATGTGCAGAACAATTAGACCCAGACCCAGTCAAGATATATCAACATAGATAAGAATCAACCATGTACAGTAATCCACCATATTTAAActgtttgtgtattatttaataaacaaatgcatGAAATGAATGCCTAAGTCAAAAGGAGTAGTGCAGTCTTTGTGGAGCGTGCAGTCCAGAGCTGCGAGTGTGAGCATTACAGCATCACCAGGAATTGGCTTGAATGCTGATACCAGTACAGAGATACACTCAGCAGACTACTAACCCACTAGACTAGACATCGTTTCACAGTTTCCTCAGTTTCTGGTTATTAAAATTTCtctgaaaaacacatttaattgAATCTACCTACAGCATGCACAATGTGAGATTAAGTACCTATGCATACTCCCTTTGACTGGACCTGCAACACTTAGCTAATCATGCTGGAGCTACTGGCATTGACCACTCACAAAATAGTCCCAAATTTCATGAAAAGTTTAGAGATGAAAGGATGACGTTCAATAAGCCAGGATGATGTTCAATTAAGACAGGGCACAAGTCTGAAAATAGCTGACTgctgtttaaaagaaagaaaaaagcacgcatgcacacacaaacacgagcTGAAAGAGTTCAACTAATGCGATACACTCGATAAAGCTTCCAAGGGAGGAGGAAATTTGGAATGATACCATTTTCCCGTATGCAGTATAATGGAAACATGCTCCATAGGGACTACTGATAATCTAGGGAATGTCATGTAAAGTGAAAGTTGAATGCATTTAGGTCCATTCATTTGCAGGGCGCAGGCATGAGATCTGATTAGGCTTATAAAATAGGTTTAAAAATACTTCCAAATCTAACCAATTGCTGTACGATTTTTGAGACTCTACTCAATTCTAGTAATAGTGCGGGTTTTTTCATGACTATAAGGTGGTATGAAACTGAGACTGACTAACACGTCAGCACAGGGCCAATGGGATTCTGCAGTACTATACATACTACATACCCAATCCACCTCTTTATGATAGGAAGCCAACATCAATTCGATTCATCTGAAACAAACATGAGCACTCCAGTAATTTCTATCTCCATTCAAATGAGTGTATGTACTAAAACAGAAATTAATGGTAAATTCTctcatacattttaaatagtgGGATCCCAGTTGGAGCACCGGAAGAGTAATGGCCTCATCTCTAGCTGCCATCTCTGGTGTCAGCTCTCATGAGTTAATAGTAGAGATGAGAGCagataaggggaaaaaaatatctgcACTTTTCTGACAGGGAAGAAAGGAGAGCTTTCACAGGTCCATGTATCATTAAGCAATTGAGAAAGCTAATTAGAGATACTGGTGGTGGGGGTGCAGATCTCACTCCTAATTATTGCCATAGCAACTGCATCTCTCACTTGTGAGGTATAAAAGAAATGCCACTCAGTGAGGAACCAGGAAAAGCATAAAACAGGGTAGGAGAGCCACCTAGTGCAAAAACAgtgtaaaaacaaacagaaaattcACAGCTATAACATGAAACCCATGCAATGTTGAATGaggcatgtttttattttgaaaataacATTTACACAATCTTCATACCCAAAGCTGCATATCTTTCAGCCATAGAAAGCAAATTGTTGAGAAAAAGTCTTGTTGTCATGGATAAATAATTCAGCTTCAAATTAGACATGTTACAATCTATTACAAGACATGATGTTTTGGGGGTGATGTCAGTTTCTTCCAAATAACTCAAAGCTGCCACTTCAAGTTGAGTCAAGATGACTTCTGGCACCTACATGAGCCTTTTGGGATCGATTTTCTCCAAGTGAACCAGTGGCTTAAGCTGTTCTGCAAAGCTACGCATGTCCTCAGATACAGTGTCCTGTCCAGCTGGTGCCAGTACACTGAGTTCCACTAGgtaggacagagacagaggttCAGTGTTGTCTGTGTTGCCTGGAACAAGCACTCGAGACAGTTTGCTCACAACCACCTTGAGGACACCTTTGCGGAAAATGTGCCCTTTGGCAACAAACTCGTGATCCATTCGGAAGCCCATCTCATTGAGGAAGTCAGGCAAACTATGGGAGGCTGCAACATCCACACAGTTCCGTACCAAGGCATGACGACTCTTGTCACCCACCTCAGGCTGCCCAAGGTATCGTAGGTGCCAGGGAGCAGTAGGATGAGCAAGTGACCGTCTGGCTCGCAGGATGAATGGATTTCCCTGTTGACCTTTCAGAAGGTAAACAAGCTCATGATCTGCGAAGCTTTCTGGCTCAATGTTGTCACATAAACCTCTAAGCCGATGGAGTAGGCTGTCCAAGGACTGGTCCAGTACACTACCTGTGAGGAGGTGCACGCAAACATATACGTTATAAAGAGGTGTCAAAATCAAATGTTTAGCCATAGCATTTATGGTTTTTAAACCAATAGTAATACAGGACACACCTAAAAACCTTTCTGCTAAAACGGGCATCAGCCCAAACACTATACATTTagctacactgatcaggcataacattacgagcactgacaggtgaagtgaataacactgactgTCTTCTCATCATGGCTGGAGCTGCATCTGATATTGTGGTTAGGAAAGTCATCGCACTGTACTGCACAATACCACTCCAATACCATGAACAAAGTTTTAAAAATTAGTTTAAAGCAAGAAAATGATTTAACTTACCTTGTAACAGGTACTCCATCATATTAAGTGTGCCCCCTGTAACAGGCATGACAGTGACCGGAGGAGCTTCCATCGTTCAAATTATTCGACGTACAAAAGCAAACAGCAcagggagaatgagagagtggtCCAgaagctaactagcta
The nucleotide sequence above comes from Hemibagrus wyckioides isolate EC202008001 linkage group LG01, SWU_Hwy_1.0, whole genome shotgun sequence. Encoded proteins:
- the med18 gene encoding mediator of RNA polymerase II transcription subunit 18, which produces MEAPPVTVMPVTGGTLNMMEYLLQGSVLDQSLDSLLHRLRGLCDNIEPESFADHELVYLLKGQQGNPFILRARRSLAHPTAPWHLRYLGQPEVGDKSRHALVRNCVDVAASHSLPDFLNEMGFRMDHEFVAKGHIFRKGVLKVVVSKLSRVLVPGNTDNTEPLSLSYLVELSVLAPAGQDTVSEDMRSFAEQLKPLVHLEKIDPKRLM